The Mammaliicoccus vitulinus genome includes the window ATGAAATTCAGAGAAGCCTTTGAGAATTTTATAACAAGTAAGTATGTACTTGGTGTTTTAGTAGTTTTAACTGTTTACCAGATAATACAAATGCTTAAATAAAAAAAGACTTGATCTGATTAGACCAAGTCTTTTGATAGTGTTATATTAATAACAAAATAAAAAGGAGTCGCTCACGCCCTGACCAAAGTTTGTGAACGACATCATTCAAAGAAAAAAACACTGAGTTGTTTTTATAATCTTGTATATTTAGATATTAAACGATATTTAAATATACATCAAGATATATATTTGGGTGAGCGATTCCTTAAACGAAATTGAGATTAAGGAGTCGATTTTTTATGTATAAAAACAATCATGCAAATCATTCAAATCATTTGGAAAATCACGATTTAGACAATTTTTCTAAAACCGGCTACTCTAATAGCCGGTTGGACGCACATACTGTGTGCATATCTGATCCAAAATTAAGTTTTGATGCAATGACGATCGTTGGAAATCTCAACCGAGACAACGCTCAAGCCCTTTCTAAATTTATGAGTGTAGAGCCCCAAATAAGACTTTGGGATATTCTTCAAACAAAGTTTAAAGCTAAAGCACTTCAAGAAAAAGTTTATATTGAATATGACAAAGTGAAAGCAGATAGTTGGGATAGACGTAATATGCGTATTGAATTTAATCCAAACAAACTTACACGAGATGAAATGATTTGGTTAAAACAAAATATAATAAGCTACATGGAAGATGACGGTTTTACAAGATTAGATTTAGCCTTTGATTTTGAAGATGATTTGAGTGACTACTATGCAATGTCTGATAAAGCAGTTAAGAAAACTATTTTTTATGGTCGTAATGGTAAGCCAGAAACAAAATATTTTGGCGTGAGAGATAGTAATAGATTTATTAGAATTTATAATAAAAAGCAAGAACGTAAAGATAATGCAGATGCTGAAGTTATGTCTGAACATTTATGGCGTGTAGAAATCGAACTTAAAAGAGATATGGTGGATTACTGGAATGATTGCTTTAGTGATTTACATATCTTGCAACCAGATTGGAAAACTATCCAACGCACTGCGGATAGAGCAATAGTTTTTATGTTATTGAGTGATGAAGAAGAATGGGGAAAGCTTCACAGAAATTCTAGAACAAAATATAAGAATTTGATAAAAGAAATTTCGCCAGTCGATTTAACGGACTTAATGAAATCGACTTTAAAAGCGAACGAAAAACAATTGCAAAAACAAATCGATTTTTGGCAACATGAATTTAAATTTTGGAAATAGTGTACATATTAACATTACTGAACAAAAATGATATATTTAAACTATTCTAATTTAGGAGGATTTTTTTATGAAGTGTCTATTTAAAAATTTGGGGAATTTATATGAGGTGAAAGAATAATTTACCCCTATAAACTTTAGTCACCTCAAGTAAAGAGGTAAAATTGTTTAGTTTATATAAAAAATTTAAAGGTTTGTTTTATAGCGTTTTATTTTGGCTTTGTATTCTTTCATTTTTTAGTGTATTAAATGAAATGGTTTTAAATGTTTCTTTACCTGATATTGCAAATCATTTTAATACTACTCCTGGAATTACAAACTGGGTAAACACTGCATATATGTTAACTTTTTCGATAGGAACAGCAGTATATGGAAAATTATCTGATTATATAAATATAAAAAAATTGTTAATTATTGGTATTAGTTTGAGCTGTCTTGGTTCATTGATTGCTTTTATTGGTCACAATCACTTTTTTATTTTGATTTTTGGTAGGTTAGTACAAGGAGTAGGATCTGCTGCATTCCCTTCACTGATTATGGTGGTTGTAGCTAGAAATATTACAAGAAAAAAACAAGGCAAAGCCTTTGGTTTTATAGGATCAATTGTAGCTTTAGGTGAAGGGTTAGGTCCTTCAATAGGGGGAATAATAGCACATTATATTCATTGGTCTTACCTACTTATACTTCCTATGATTACAATAGTAACTATACCTTTTCTTATTAAAGTAATGGTACCTGGTAAATCAACAAAAAATACATTAGATATCGTAGGTATTGTTTTAATGTCTATAAGTATTATATGTTTTATGTTATTTACGACAAATTATAATTGGACTTTTTTAATACTCTTCACAATCTTTTTTGTGATTTTTATTAAACATATTTCAAGAGTTTCTAACCCTTTTATTAATCCTAAACTAGGGAAAAACATTCCGTTTATGCTTGGTTTGTTTTCTGGTGGGCTAATATTTTCTATAGTAGCTGGTTTTATATCAATGGTGCCTTATATGATGAAAACTATTTATCATGTAAATGTAGCGACAATAGGTAATAGTGTTATTTTTCCTGGAACCATGAGTGTTATTGTTTTTGGTTATTTTGGTGGTTTTTTAGTGGATAGAAAAGGATCATTATTTGTTTTTATTTTAGGATCATTGTCTAT containing:
- a CDS encoding replication initiation factor domain-containing protein, with amino-acid sequence MYKNNHANHSNHLENHDLDNFSKTGYSNSRLDAHTVCISDPKLSFDAMTIVGNLNRDNAQALSKFMSVEPQIRLWDILQTKFKAKALQEKVYIEYDKVKADSWDRRNMRIEFNPNKLTRDEMIWLKQNIISYMEDDGFTRLDLAFDFEDDLSDYYAMSDKAVKKTIFYGRNGKPETKYFGVRDSNRFIRIYNKKQERKDNADAEVMSEHLWRVEIELKRDMVDYWNDCFSDLHILQPDWKTIQRTADRAIVFMLLSDEEEWGKLHRNSRTKYKNLIKEISPVDLTDLMKSTLKANEKQLQKQIDFWQHEFKFWK
- the tet(K) gene encoding tetracycline efflux MFS transporter Tet(K); the encoded protein is MFSLYKKFKGLFYSVLFWLCILSFFSVLNEMVLNVSLPDIANHFNTTPGITNWVNTAYMLTFSIGTAVYGKLSDYINIKKLLIIGISLSCLGSLIAFIGHNHFFILIFGRLVQGVGSAAFPSLIMVVVARNITRKKQGKAFGFIGSIVALGEGLGPSIGGIIAHYIHWSYLLILPMITIVTIPFLIKVMVPGKSTKNTLDIVGIVLMSISIICFMLFTTNYNWTFLILFTIFFVIFIKHISRVSNPFINPKLGKNIPFMLGLFSGGLIFSIVAGFISMVPYMMKTIYHVNVATIGNSVIFPGTMSVIVFGYFGGFLVDRKGSLFVFILGSLSISISFLTIAFFVEFSMWLTTFMFIFVMGGLSFTKTVISKIVSSSLSEEEVASGMSLLNFTSFLSEGTGIAIVGGLLSLQLINRKLVLEFINYSSGVYSNILVAMAILIILCCLLTIIVFKRSEKQFE